One Desulfobulbaceae bacterium genomic window, CGGTGCCGATTCTAAACTGTTTTCCGTCCGGCAGCTCAACTAACAGGGAACCAACTCTCCCCAGGTTCTGCCCTTTCCCTGGAAGATGGGCTAAAACCACAGCCTCGGCATCCAGAAAGCTTTTGACCTTCAGAATATCCCCGCTTCTCCCTTTAGTATACAGCGCGTCCGGCCTTCTGACGATCAGGCCTTCTCCGCCAAGACCTTCAATTATCCGCAGTTCTTCCTTCAACTCATCGTTACTTGATACTGTCTTCTGGGCGATA contains:
- a CDS encoding DNA ligase, whose amino-acid sequence is IAQKTVSSNDELKEELRIIEGLGGEGLIVRRPDALYTKGRSGDILKVKSFLDAEAVVLAHLPGKGQNLGRVGSLLVELPDGKQFRIGTGFSDAQRDNPPTVGSTITFKYYGFYQSGIPKFPSFLRVRQEAQE